In Flammeovirgaceae bacterium 311, one DNA window encodes the following:
- a CDS encoding dihydroxy-acid dehydratase (COG0129 Dihydroxyacid dehydratase/phosphogluconate dehydratase) produces the protein MSLKKYSRIYTQDDSLPASQAMLIGSGLSEDDLRKPFVGVCSTGFEGNTCNMHLDELANLVKQGMQGLGLVGLRFNTIGVSDGITNGNQGMRYSLVSREIIADSIEAMAGAHNYDALACVVGCDKNMPGSLIAMARLNRPGMMVYGGTIKGGNWKGQKLNIVSCFEAYGKKLKGEISEEDYRGVINNACPGPGACGGMYTANTMASAAEALGMSVPYTSSVPAVSQEKKEECLRVGNYLRILLEQDLKPRDIMLREAFENAMVLITVLGGSTNAVIHLLAIASAVGVKLTIDDFQAISRKTPVLADLKPSGKYLMEDLCSMGGVPAVMKTLLQEGLIMGDLPTVTGKTIAENLLDVKPLGAEQDLLRPVSNPIKADGHIQILYGNLAPKGSVAKITGKEGLKFEGPAKVFNSEEALNEGISSGLVKEGQVVVIRYVGPKGGPGMPEMLKPTSAIMGAGLGSKVALITDGRFSGGTHGFVIGHVCPEAYEGGTLALVEDGDWITLDIATNSIHLHVDEALLQERRQRWVRPPFNAQRGVLLKYAKTVSEASSGCITDLDETSK, from the coding sequence ATGTCATTAAAGAAATACAGCCGCATTTATACTCAGGACGACAGCCTGCCTGCCTCACAGGCCATGCTTATTGGATCAGGTCTGTCGGAAGATGATTTGCGTAAGCCTTTTGTAGGCGTTTGCTCTACAGGATTTGAAGGCAACACCTGCAACATGCACCTCGATGAGCTGGCAAACCTGGTGAAGCAGGGAATGCAGGGCCTTGGGCTTGTGGGGCTGCGCTTCAACACCATTGGAGTGAGTGATGGCATTACGAATGGTAACCAGGGCATGCGTTACTCACTGGTTTCGCGTGAGATCATTGCCGACTCTATTGAGGCCATGGCCGGTGCTCATAATTATGATGCGCTTGCCTGCGTGGTTGGTTGCGATAAAAATATGCCGGGTTCACTCATTGCCATGGCAAGGCTTAACCGCCCGGGCATGATGGTGTACGGCGGGACCATCAAAGGTGGAAACTGGAAAGGCCAGAAGCTTAACATTGTTTCCTGTTTCGAGGCTTATGGTAAAAAATTAAAGGGCGAGATCAGCGAAGAAGATTACAGAGGCGTTATCAATAATGCCTGTCCCGGACCAGGTGCCTGTGGCGGTATGTATACCGCCAATACCATGGCTTCGGCCGCCGAGGCTTTGGGCATGTCGGTACCCTACACCTCTTCAGTACCTGCTGTTAGCCAGGAAAAAAAGGAAGAGTGCCTGCGGGTTGGTAATTACCTGCGCATTTTACTGGAGCAGGACCTGAAGCCACGCGACATTATGTTGCGTGAGGCTTTCGAGAATGCCATGGTGCTCATCACAGTGCTTGGTGGATCCACCAATGCGGTGATTCACCTGCTTGCCATTGCCAGTGCTGTGGGTGTAAAACTTACCATAGATGATTTTCAGGCAATTAGCCGTAAAACTCCTGTACTGGCCGATCTGAAGCCAAGCGGGAAATACCTGATGGAAGATCTTTGCAGCATGGGAGGTGTACCAGCCGTGATGAAAACCCTCCTGCAGGAAGGTTTGATCATGGGCGACCTGCCCACCGTTACCGGTAAAACCATTGCCGAAAACCTGCTGGATGTAAAACCACTGGGGGCGGAGCAGGATCTGCTTCGCCCGGTTTCTAACCCGATCAAGGCTGACGGGCACATCCAGATCCTGTACGGGAACCTTGCTCCAAAAGGCTCTGTTGCCAAAATTACTGGTAAAGAAGGCCTCAAATTCGAAGGCCCTGCTAAAGTATTCAATTCTGAAGAAGCACTTAACGAAGGCATCTCATCCGGACTGGTAAAGGAAGGACAGGTAGTGGTGATCCGCTATGTAGGGCCTAAAGGAGGTCCCGGCATGCCTGAAATGCTTAAGCCAACCTCCGCCATTATGGGAGCTGGTTTGGGCAGTAAAGTAGCCCTGATTACCGATGGCCGATTTTCGGGTGGTACACATGGGTTTGTAATAGGCCACGTTTGCCCAGAAGCCTATGAGGGTGGTACCCTGGCACTGGTAGAAGACGGCGACTGGATTACCCTGGATATTGCCACCAACAGCATTCACCTTCATGTAGATGAGGCACTGCTGCAGGAGCGTCGCCAGCGCTGGGTCAGACCTCCCTTCAACGCACAAAGAGGCGTTTTGCTCAAGTATGCTAAAACAGTAAGTGAAGCCAGTAGCGGATGTATAACAGATTTAGATGAAACAAGTAAATAG
- a CDS encoding acetolactate synthase large subunit (COG0028 Thiamine pyrophosphate-requiring enzymes [acetolactate synthase, pyruvate dehydrogenase (cytochrome), glyoxylate carboligase, phosphonopyruvate decarboxylase]), producing the protein MKQVNSHTTTQVAEPKKEVKTLSGAEALILSLLEEKVEHIFGYPGGAIMPVYDALFDYTDKVEHILVRHEQGGIHAAQGYARSSGRVGVVFATSGPGATNLITGLADALIDSTPLVCITGQVYAHLLGTDAFQEADVISITAPVTKWNYQVTNADEIPEVLAKAFYIAKSGRPGPVLIDITKNAQLQKFDFAGCNRCDHIRSYRPKPIVRKEYIEQAAELINKAEKPFVIWGQGVILGAAEQEFKTFLEKSGLPAAWTILGAGALPSDHYLNVGMLGMHGNYGPNVLTNECDVLIAIGMRFDDRVTGRLDKYAKQAKVIHLDIDPSEIDKNVKTTVPVWGDCKETIPLLTQLVEQKKHDAWLQKFKDYHQQEVDAVIQEELFPTSDGITMGEVIQLLNEITGGEAIVVTDVGQHQMVACRYAKLNHTRSNITSGGLGTMGFALPAAIGAKVGAPERTVVAVIGDGGFQMTLQEMGTIMQSNIDVKILILNNQFLGMVRQWQELFHDRRYSFVNIASPDYVQVAKGYSISGQKVSGRETLKSGLQEMIAHKGSYLLEVMVTKENNVFPMVPQGCSVSEIRLK; encoded by the coding sequence ATGAAACAAGTAAATAGCCATACAACAACACAGGTAGCGGAACCTAAAAAGGAAGTTAAAACGCTTTCAGGTGCCGAAGCACTTATTCTTTCTCTGCTGGAGGAAAAGGTAGAACATATTTTTGGCTACCCGGGTGGTGCCATCATGCCTGTGTATGATGCCCTCTTCGATTATACCGATAAAGTAGAACACATCCTGGTGCGCCACGAGCAGGGCGGTATTCATGCCGCACAGGGTTACGCACGCTCTTCGGGCCGGGTAGGAGTGGTGTTTGCCACCAGCGGCCCTGGCGCTACTAACCTGATCACCGGTCTGGCCGATGCCCTGATCGACAGCACTCCGCTGGTTTGTATCACAGGGCAGGTGTACGCACACCTGCTTGGCACCGATGCCTTCCAGGAAGCAGATGTGATCTCTATTACAGCTCCTGTTACCAAGTGGAACTACCAGGTAACCAATGCCGATGAAATTCCGGAGGTGCTGGCTAAGGCTTTTTACATTGCTAAAAGTGGCCGTCCCGGTCCTGTCCTGATTGATATTACGAAGAACGCACAGCTGCAGAAGTTCGATTTTGCAGGCTGCAACCGTTGCGATCATATCCGCAGTTACCGCCCTAAACCAATTGTTCGTAAAGAATACATAGAACAGGCAGCTGAGCTGATCAACAAGGCCGAGAAACCTTTTGTGATCTGGGGTCAGGGTGTAATTCTGGGAGCAGCCGAGCAGGAGTTTAAAACATTCCTGGAAAAATCAGGCCTCCCCGCCGCCTGGACCATTTTAGGCGCCGGAGCGCTGCCGAGCGATCATTACCTGAATGTAGGCATGCTCGGCATGCATGGGAACTATGGCCCCAATGTACTTACCAATGAGTGCGATGTGCTGATTGCCATTGGCATGCGCTTCGACGACCGCGTAACCGGCCGCCTCGATAAATACGCCAAGCAGGCCAAGGTAATACACCTCGACATCGATCCTTCAGAAATCGATAAAAATGTAAAAACAACTGTACCCGTTTGGGGCGACTGCAAGGAAACCATTCCCCTGCTCACCCAGCTGGTAGAGCAGAAAAAGCATGATGCCTGGCTGCAGAAATTTAAGGATTATCACCAGCAGGAGGTAGATGCCGTTATTCAGGAAGAATTGTTTCCTACCAGCGATGGCATTACCATGGGCGAGGTGATACAGCTGCTGAATGAAATTACCGGTGGCGAGGCCATAGTAGTAACTGATGTTGGGCAGCACCAGATGGTGGCCTGCCGCTATGCCAAACTTAACCACACCCGCAGCAACATTACCAGTGGCGGTTTAGGTACCATGGGCTTTGCCCTGCCGGCAGCCATAGGCGCCAAAGTAGGCGCTCCTGAAAGAACCGTAGTGGCTGTTATTGGCGATGGTGGTTTCCAGATGACTCTGCAGGAAATGGGCACCATTATGCAGAGCAATATCGATGTAAAGATCCTGATCCTGAACAACCAGTTTTTAGGAATGGTACGCCAGTGGCAGGAGCTCTTCCACGACCGCCGCTATTCCTTTGTAAATATTGCCAGTCCCGATTATGTGCAGGTAGCTAAGGGCTACAGCATC